A genome region from Mesorhizobium sp. B2-1-8 includes the following:
- a CDS encoding AMP-binding protein: protein MNTEAPYLRPRPANYVPLTPLSFLGRTAELYPDRLALIDEDRRFTWQEVRQRCETLAAALMDIGVKPGDVVSVLAPNTAEMFEAQFAVAMAGAVLNTINIRLDADTVAYILDHAETRVLMLDRQFASTAEEALQRTNCGRPVIIDLGGPGDALPGSQRHSDLVRSAPADFHPVFPTDEWQTLCLNYTSGTSGRPKGVLYHHRGAYLMALGTIAGWGLAGHPTYLYTVPMFHCNGWGHAWTMTALAATIVCCRQISAKAVYDAIGSFGVTHFGGAPIVLGMLVEAAEAERPVLPHKVRVMTAGAPPPAAILEKVEALGFDVMQVYGLTETYGHVVQSIWEEEWNEMDVAQRATIKARQGVRFPMMETAEIRDVESGKRLPKDGTAMGEILLRGNTIMKGYHKDEAATEAAFAGGVFHSGDVAVQHPDGFLEIRDRYKDIIISGGENISSIEVESALYRHPAVSAAAVVAKPDAKWGETPCAFVELKPGASVTADELNQFCRQHLSGFKVPKSYVFGSLPKTSTGKIEKYKLREKVKTTP from the coding sequence ATGAACACCGAAGCACCCTACCTACGACCAAGGCCCGCAAACTATGTCCCGCTGACGCCCCTTTCATTTCTAGGGCGAACGGCCGAACTCTATCCAGACCGATTGGCGCTTATCGATGAGGATCGACGCTTCACCTGGCAGGAGGTGCGCCAACGCTGCGAAACTCTGGCCGCCGCCCTCATGGATATCGGTGTCAAGCCGGGTGACGTGGTTTCCGTGCTTGCTCCGAATACGGCGGAGATGTTCGAGGCGCAGTTTGCTGTCGCAATGGCCGGCGCCGTTCTTAACACCATCAACATCCGCCTTGATGCCGACACGGTGGCCTATATCCTGGACCATGCGGAAACCCGGGTCCTGATGCTGGACAGGCAGTTCGCATCGACGGCTGAGGAGGCGTTGCAGCGCACCAACTGCGGCCGACCCGTCATCATCGATCTCGGCGGGCCAGGGGACGCCCTGCCAGGCAGCCAGCGCCATTCGGATCTGGTTCGATCCGCGCCCGCCGACTTCCACCCGGTGTTCCCGACCGACGAGTGGCAGACCCTGTGCCTCAACTATACGTCCGGTACCAGTGGCAGGCCGAAGGGGGTGCTCTACCATCACCGTGGCGCCTACCTGATGGCGCTCGGTACCATTGCCGGCTGGGGTCTGGCGGGTCATCCGACCTATCTCTACACAGTGCCCATGTTCCACTGCAATGGCTGGGGCCATGCGTGGACCATGACCGCGCTCGCCGCGACGATCGTCTGCTGCCGGCAGATATCGGCCAAGGCCGTTTACGATGCCATCGGTTCCTTCGGCGTCACGCATTTCGGCGGTGCGCCAATCGTGCTGGGCATGCTGGTCGAGGCCGCGGAAGCAGAACGGCCGGTGCTTCCGCACAAGGTGCGGGTGATGACGGCGGGGGCGCCTCCGCCAGCGGCGATCCTCGAGAAAGTCGAGGCATTGGGCTTCGACGTCATGCAGGTCTACGGCCTCACGGAAACATACGGCCACGTCGTTCAGTCCATTTGGGAGGAAGAGTGGAACGAAATGGATGTCGCGCAGCGCGCGACGATCAAGGCACGCCAGGGCGTGCGTTTCCCGATGATGGAGACTGCCGAGATCCGGGATGTCGAATCGGGAAAACGTCTGCCGAAGGACGGGACCGCGATGGGTGAGATCTTGTTGCGTGGCAACACGATCATGAAAGGCTATCACAAGGATGAAGCGGCTACGGAAGCAGCCTTTGCCGGCGGCGTGTTTCATAGCGGCGACGTCGCCGTGCAACATCCCGACGGCTTCCTCGAAATACGCGATCGCTACAAGGACATCATTATCTCCGGCGGGGAGAACATTTCCTCGATCGAAGTGGAATCCGCCTTGTATCGCCACCCCGCCGTCAGCGCCGCCGCTGTCGTGGCCAAGCCGGATGCCAAGTGGGGCGAAACGCCCTGTGCCTTCGTGGAATTGAAGCCGGGTGCGAGCGTCACTGCTGACGAGTTGAACCAATTTTGCCGCCAGCATCTTTCCGGCTTCAAGGTTCCCAAGAGCTACGTCTTCGGGAGCTTGCCCAAGACCTCAACGGGAAAGATCGAAAAATACAAACTGCGTGAAAAAGTGAAGACAACACCATGA
- a CDS encoding glycine cleavage T C-terminal barrel domain-containing protein, with protein sequence MFSFSPTARVRPSPFFEAAVAEGMVAANVYNRMIMPTSYGDPEGEYWRLINGVSQWDVGVERQVQLKGQDAGRLAQILSPRDLSTCKVGQGKYVPLCNHRGTIINDPILLKHADDLFWFSIADCDMWLWASAVAAERGLKVDISEPDVSPMALQGPKAEDVVAHVVGDWVRTLKYFWFKETEIEGIPVAVQRSGWSKQGGFEIYLKDGTKGTKLWNIFKEAGKPWGIGPGAPATAERTESGLVSVGGDTDEDTNPFEVRLGKYVDLDVADDVVGIKALRRIKAEGPKRHQLGLVLDGATAAPLGTKREDITRDGSMVGVMTNCTWSPRMKANIGYALISAGMKAGETVVVHRAGGPTAARLVELPFL encoded by the coding sequence ATGTTTTCATTTTCACCGACGGCACGTGTTCGACCGTCCCCCTTTTTCGAGGCCGCGGTGGCGGAGGGCATGGTGGCCGCGAACGTCTACAACCGAATGATCATGCCGACGTCCTACGGCGATCCCGAGGGCGAATACTGGCGCCTCATTAACGGGGTTTCACAATGGGATGTGGGCGTGGAACGCCAAGTGCAGCTCAAGGGACAGGACGCCGGCCGGCTTGCGCAGATCCTGTCGCCGCGCGATCTCTCCACTTGCAAGGTCGGCCAGGGCAAATATGTGCCGCTTTGTAATCATCGCGGCACGATCATCAATGACCCTATCCTGTTAAAGCACGCCGACGATCTCTTCTGGTTTTCAATCGCGGACTGCGACATGTGGCTGTGGGCAAGCGCCGTCGCGGCGGAGCGTGGTCTAAAGGTCGATATCAGCGAACCCGACGTTTCTCCGATGGCTCTTCAGGGACCCAAGGCCGAAGACGTGGTGGCCCACGTCGTCGGCGATTGGGTACGCACGCTCAAGTACTTCTGGTTCAAGGAAACCGAGATTGAAGGCATTCCCGTCGCAGTGCAGCGGTCGGGGTGGTCCAAGCAGGGCGGGTTTGAGATCTACCTGAAGGATGGCACGAAGGGCACGAAGCTCTGGAACATCTTCAAGGAGGCAGGCAAACCCTGGGGGATCGGACCGGGAGCGCCCGCGACGGCCGAGCGCACGGAGAGCGGGCTGGTTTCCGTTGGCGGTGACACCGACGAGGATACCAATCCCTTCGAAGTGCGGCTGGGCAAATATGTGGACCTCGATGTTGCGGACGATGTCGTCGGCATCAAGGCGCTACGCAGGATCAAGGCCGAGGGGCCGAAGCGGCACCAACTGGGTCTCGTGCTCGACGGTGCAACGGCGGCACCGCTCGGCACGAAACGCGAGGATATCACGCGCGACGGCTCCATGGTCGGTGTGATGACCAATTGCACATGGTCGCCTCGCATGAAGGCGAACATCGGATACGCCCTTATCTCCGCCGGCATGAAGGCGGGCGAGACTGTCGTCGTTCACCGCGCCGGCGGTCCGACCGCCGCGCGGCTTGTGGAACTCCCATTCCTATGA
- a CDS encoding quaternary amine ABC transporter ATP-binding protein: protein MAEANQPGIDIRNLWKVFGPNAKAMVPLLEQGTSKAELNGRHGHVLGLRNVNITMPAGAIQVIMGLSGSGKSTLIRHINRLVDPTAGEILVGDEDVVQMGAHELREFRRHKTAMVFQKFALLPHRNVLENVVYGLEIQGVPRRRQVEAATRWVDRVGLAGFEKHYPNQLSGGMQQRVGLARALANDAPILLMDEAFSALDPLIRTDMQTVLLDIQKEIRKTIVFITHDLDEALRLGDRIAILRDGEVVQQGTSQDIVLRPADDYVKAFVKEVSRGRVVYVEAVMAPFNPEDRSLATVPRQTTLDAAANVLMQHCCEHLTVMDEAGTPVGQISLRQLLRAIVTPADDIG, encoded by the coding sequence ATGGCTGAAGCGAACCAGCCCGGGATCGACATCAGGAACCTCTGGAAGGTTTTCGGACCGAATGCCAAAGCCATGGTTCCCTTGCTGGAGCAGGGGACTTCCAAAGCCGAACTGAACGGGCGCCACGGCCACGTCCTCGGTCTCAGGAACGTCAACATCACCATGCCGGCCGGAGCGATACAGGTCATCATGGGCCTTTCCGGCTCCGGCAAATCGACGTTGATCCGCCACATCAACAGACTGGTCGACCCGACCGCGGGCGAGATCCTGGTTGGCGACGAAGACGTCGTGCAAATGGGGGCTCATGAACTGCGCGAGTTCAGGCGGCATAAGACGGCGATGGTGTTTCAGAAGTTTGCGCTGCTACCGCACCGCAACGTGCTGGAAAACGTTGTCTACGGCCTGGAGATACAAGGTGTGCCGCGACGCCGGCAAGTCGAGGCGGCCACCCGCTGGGTCGACCGTGTGGGTCTTGCCGGTTTCGAAAAGCACTATCCCAACCAATTGTCCGGGGGCATGCAGCAGCGTGTTGGGCTTGCTCGGGCGCTCGCAAACGATGCTCCGATCCTGCTGATGGACGAGGCGTTTTCGGCGCTCGATCCCCTCATTCGCACGGACATGCAGACGGTGCTGCTCGATATCCAGAAGGAAATCAGGAAAACCATCGTCTTCATCACCCACGATCTCGACGAGGCCCTTCGGCTAGGCGACCGAATCGCCATTCTGCGCGACGGGGAAGTGGTGCAACAGGGCACCAGCCAAGACATCGTCCTGCGACCCGCAGACGACTACGTCAAGGCGTTCGTCAAGGAGGTCAGCCGGGGCCGCGTCGTCTATGTCGAGGCAGTCATGGCGCCGTTCAATCCGGAGGATCGGTCGTTGGCTACCGTGCCAAGGCAAACGACGCTTGATGCCGCCGCGAATGTGCTGATGCAGCATTGCTGTGAGCATCTCACCGTGATGGACGAAGCCGGAACGCCGGTCGGCCAGATCAGCCTGCGACAGCTTTTGCGCGCGATCGTGACTCCGGCTGATGACATCGGTTGA
- a CDS encoding ABC transporter permease produces MDSFWKFPTMDADTLRLLKKNIDEGFRAFTRAYGDSIESLFNPLQSFLIWAERLLLATPWPVVIAAVAVIAWIASRSMKIVAGCVVTLLVIGWFDMWDDTMKTVSMIFVCTVLAIVIGIPIGIGMARSNRLQRIVNPVLDVMQTMPSFVYLIPVVMLLGIGRVPGVIAVVIYAVPPMIRLTNLGIRMVDKDVLEAADAFGSSSWQKLRNVQLPLALPTIMAGVNQTIMMALSMVVIASMIGVQGLGQPVLKAIANQYFTLGVFNGLAIVGIAIIFDRISQAYGSRLQKHREIVHG; encoded by the coding sequence ATGGATTCGTTCTGGAAATTTCCGACGATGGACGCAGATACGCTGCGTCTCTTGAAGAAGAATATCGATGAAGGCTTCCGTGCATTCACACGCGCCTACGGCGACAGCATAGAGAGCCTTTTCAACCCGCTTCAGAGCTTCCTCATCTGGGCTGAACGCCTGCTCCTCGCAACCCCATGGCCGGTCGTGATTGCGGCGGTCGCGGTCATTGCCTGGATCGCAAGTCGCAGCATGAAGATTGTCGCAGGCTGTGTCGTGACGCTTCTGGTCATCGGCTGGTTCGATATGTGGGATGACACGATGAAGACGGTGTCGATGATCTTCGTCTGCACCGTGCTTGCAATCGTGATCGGAATACCGATCGGGATCGGAATGGCCCGTTCGAACCGGTTGCAACGCATCGTCAATCCGGTACTCGACGTCATGCAGACAATGCCCAGCTTCGTTTATCTGATCCCAGTCGTCATGTTGCTGGGGATCGGCCGCGTGCCCGGCGTCATTGCGGTCGTTATCTACGCTGTTCCGCCGATGATACGTCTTACCAATCTCGGAATTCGTATGGTCGACAAGGATGTGCTGGAGGCGGCGGACGCCTTCGGCTCATCGAGCTGGCAGAAGCTGCGCAATGTCCAGCTCCCGCTTGCGCTGCCCACGATCATGGCAGGCGTCAACCAAACGATCATGATGGCGCTTTCCATGGTGGTGATCGCTTCGATGATCGGCGTGCAGGGGCTCGGCCAACCGGTGCTCAAGGCAATCGCCAACCAATACTTCACTCTGGGCGTCTTCAACGGCCTCGCCATTGTCGGTATCGCCATCATCTTCGACCGCATCAGCCAGGCATACGGCAGCCGCCTGCAAAAACACCGAGAGATCGTCCATGGCTGA
- a CDS encoding ABC transporter substrate-binding protein, which yields MASASLAAGCGEVTIATMNWQSADVAASLDKFILEKGYGCSAEIVSGDTVPTLTSLAGKGQPDIVPEAWVSLQPELVKSALDGGKAIAASKILSDGAIQGWWIPQYVAEAHPDIKTIPDLFKHPELFPAPEDKSKGAVYNGPQGWGGTVVTTQLFKAFGGEKAGFTLIDTGSAAGLDGSIAKAYEAKQPWVGYYWAPTSLLGKYPMVKLGYGVDYDAAEWKRCTSIGDCPDPKPNAWPADDVQTLVSKTFADRAGPAIMDYLNKRAWSNDTVNKLIAWMTDNQATGEDGAKHFLKNDEDIWKAWVSPEVAEKIKASL from the coding sequence ATGGCATCGGCATCGCTTGCGGCCGGATGCGGCGAAGTGACAATCGCCACGATGAACTGGCAATCCGCTGACGTGGCGGCCAGTCTCGACAAATTCATCTTGGAGAAGGGCTACGGCTGTTCCGCTGAAATCGTTTCCGGCGACACCGTGCCAACCCTGACCTCGCTCGCCGGCAAGGGGCAACCGGATATCGTTCCCGAGGCCTGGGTCAGCCTGCAGCCGGAACTGGTCAAAAGCGCTCTGGACGGAGGCAAGGCGATAGCCGCATCGAAAATCCTTTCCGACGGGGCGATCCAAGGTTGGTGGATTCCGCAATACGTCGCCGAGGCACATCCTGACATCAAGACGATCCCCGACCTTTTCAAGCATCCCGAACTCTTTCCCGCTCCGGAGGACAAGAGCAAGGGTGCCGTCTACAATGGTCCGCAAGGCTGGGGCGGTACGGTCGTAACCACGCAGCTCTTCAAGGCGTTCGGTGGAGAGAAAGCCGGTTTCACGCTGATCGACACCGGATCCGCGGCCGGGCTCGATGGCTCGATCGCGAAAGCCTACGAGGCCAAGCAGCCCTGGGTCGGCTACTATTGGGCTCCGACCTCGCTCCTCGGCAAGTACCCGATGGTCAAGCTCGGGTATGGAGTTGACTATGATGCAGCTGAATGGAAGCGCTGCACATCGATCGGCGACTGCCCCGACCCAAAGCCGAATGCATGGCCCGCAGACGACGTGCAGACGCTTGTCAGCAAGACTTTCGCCGATCGCGCCGGTCCGGCAATCATGGACTATTTGAACAAGCGCGCATGGTCGAACGATACCGTCAACAAGCTGATCGCCTGGATGACGGACAATCAGGCGACCGGCGAGGACGGCGCCAAGCATTTCCTCAAAAACGATGAGGACATCTGGAAAGCCTGGGTTTCTCCCGAGGTGGCCGAAAAGATCAAGGCCTCCCTCTAA
- a CDS encoding LysR substrate-binding domain-containing protein, producing MPFGIDRQNGYSRMHDLPPLKSLRVFEACIRLGNFTRAARELNVGQPAISHQIHALERDLNVQLFERKGSLTVPTAEALSYYQTIANGLSDMARASAKLRRNNRQDALTLATYPGIAMFWLMARLERVRRLYPDLAVRVTTAERDQDIPLEEVDCAILFGSGDWSGYESRLLMQEIVVPVAAPALASRLAGVSRAEMLAQGPLIHLEDREQRWFTWSDWRDLRSPDSQSINAGITVTNHGIAIHQTLMGYGIGLGWSGVIDEMIANGLLIAMDPEPISSERGYFLVARQDFLDSKIGRLVIQSLVDKKTTSQGNSL from the coding sequence TTGCCGTTCGGCATCGACAGGCAAAATGGCTACTCCAGAATGCATGATTTACCTCCTTTGAAATCGTTGCGTGTTTTCGAGGCCTGTATCCGGCTCGGGAACTTTACCCGGGCGGCAAGAGAACTGAATGTCGGCCAACCCGCCATCAGTCACCAGATTCATGCTCTGGAAAGAGACCTCAACGTCCAGCTGTTCGAAAGGAAGGGCTCGCTCACGGTGCCAACTGCCGAGGCGCTGTCGTACTACCAGACGATAGCGAACGGCCTCTCGGATATGGCCAGGGCGAGCGCCAAGCTCCGAAGAAATAATCGACAGGATGCCCTGACGCTCGCGACCTATCCGGGCATTGCCATGTTCTGGCTTATGGCGCGTCTGGAGAGAGTCAGGCGCCTCTATCCCGATCTGGCTGTCAGGGTAACGACGGCGGAACGCGATCAAGACATTCCGTTGGAGGAGGTGGACTGCGCTATTCTTTTTGGCAGCGGCGATTGGTCAGGGTACGAAAGCCGCTTGCTGATGCAGGAAATTGTGGTTCCGGTGGCAGCGCCCGCTCTCGCTTCGCGCCTTGCCGGCGTTTCTCGCGCCGAAATGCTCGCTCAGGGGCCTTTGATCCACCTTGAGGATCGAGAACAGCGCTGGTTCACTTGGTCGGACTGGCGGGACCTAAGGTCGCCGGACAGTCAGAGTATCAATGCTGGCATCACAGTGACCAACCATGGCATTGCCATTCATCAGACTTTGATGGGGTACGGAATTGGGCTGGGCTGGAGCGGCGTGATCGACGAGATGATCGCGAATGGGCTTCTGATTGCAATGGATCCAGAACCGATCTCATCCGAACGAGGGTATTTCTTGGTCGCACGGCAGGATTTTCTGGATAGCAAGATCGGAAGGCTTGTGATCCAGTCCTTGGTCGATAAGAAGACGACATCCCAGGGCAACTCATTGTGA
- a CDS encoding glycosyltransferase family protein, giving the protein MTQHAENARILMYSHDTFGLGHLQRCRTIAHSLVEDFRGLQVLIISGATIAGAFDYRARVDFVKIPSVIKLRNGEYTSLEKDIDLHETLRLRQSIIRHTAETFRPDIFIVDKEPLGLRGEIEDTLSYLKTRGTTLVLGLREVMDAPHLLEAEWARRDVMRKIGLFYDKVWAYGPPDFYDPLTGLDVPPAVRAKMSFVGFLQRSLQRNELPGHRPEGDYILITTGGGGDGAELIHDVIDAYQQDPRLQHRALIVLGPYMPARKRNKLLKKGSKIPYIKIIEFDNRMEDLIAGAKAVVAMGGYNTYCEILSFDKPALIVPRIEPRQEQLIRARRAAELGLIEMLLPEEAKDSQRFANALVALPGRSRPSQSNPHLTLEGLPHISEIVAELLARRAGHHLSVIEGIN; this is encoded by the coding sequence ATGACCCAGCACGCAGAAAACGCTCGAATTCTCATGTACAGCCACGACACGTTCGGGCTCGGCCACTTGCAGCGCTGCCGGACTATCGCGCATTCGCTGGTCGAGGATTTCCGCGGACTTCAGGTGCTTATCATTTCGGGTGCGACTATCGCTGGCGCCTTCGACTACCGCGCCCGTGTCGATTTCGTGAAGATCCCCAGCGTCATCAAGTTGCGCAACGGCGAATACACCTCGCTGGAAAAGGATATCGATCTGCATGAGACGCTGAGGCTGCGCCAGTCGATCATCCGCCACACAGCCGAGACCTTCCGGCCGGATATCTTCATCGTCGACAAGGAACCGCTCGGCCTGCGCGGTGAAATTGAGGATACGCTGTCCTACCTCAAGACGCGGGGCACCACGCTGGTGCTTGGCCTGCGCGAGGTGATGGATGCGCCGCACCTGCTTGAAGCAGAGTGGGCGCGCAGGGATGTGATGCGCAAGATAGGCCTGTTCTACGACAAGGTCTGGGCCTATGGGCCGCCGGATTTCTACGATCCGTTGACCGGCTTGGATGTGCCGCCGGCTGTCAGGGCAAAGATGAGTTTCGTCGGTTTCCTGCAACGGAGCCTGCAGCGGAACGAGTTGCCCGGCCACCGGCCCGAGGGCGACTATATCCTCATTACCACCGGTGGCGGCGGCGACGGTGCCGAATTGATTCACGACGTCATCGATGCCTATCAGCAGGATCCGCGATTGCAGCACAGGGCGCTGATCGTGCTTGGGCCTTACATGCCGGCGCGCAAGCGCAACAAGCTGCTCAAGAAGGGGTCCAAGATCCCCTACATCAAGATCATCGAGTTCGACAACCGCATGGAAGACCTGATTGCCGGCGCCAAGGCGGTAGTGGCGATGGGCGGTTACAACACCTATTGCGAGATATTATCTTTCGACAAGCCGGCGCTGATCGTGCCGCGCATCGAGCCCCGCCAGGAACAACTGATCCGCGCTCGGCGCGCAGCCGAACTCGGCCTCATCGAGATGCTTTTGCCGGAGGAAGCCAAGGACTCCCAGCGGTTTGCCAATGCACTAGTGGCGCTGCCGGGCCGGTCCCGCCCCTCACAGAGTAATCCGCATCTGACGCTGGAAGGGCTGCCTCATATTTCCGAGATTGTCGCGGAACTGCTCGCCCGGCGGGCCGGCCATCACCTTTCGGTCATTGAAGGAATCAACTGA
- a CDS encoding glycosyltransferase — MQHRKIVVVLKGYPRLSETFIAQELLGLERAGFDLILVALRRPTDAKRHPVHDEIKAPVHYLPEYLHDEPLRVLRSLFAYLPRPGFWRALGSLAADIPRDFTRNRVRRFGQALVLAAEWPEDAGWLHAHFVHTPASVTRYASQLRSLPWSCSAHAKDIWTSADWDLAGKLSSARWTVTCTKTGFDRLKKLANGNSSVHLSYHGLDLHRFGSFGEARKQHDGSEPSGPVVVLSVGRAVEKKGYDTLLEALALLPGDLAWRFEHIGDGEELERLKALAQKLGLDDRVSWKGALAQEQVLEHYRCADIFALACRITANGDRDGLPNVLVEAASQRLACVSTDVSGVPELISPDETGLLVPTGSPIALAQALERLIRDPVLRARLGDAAERHVRGNFDHMASIGQLKELFEREWRAAD; from the coding sequence TTGCAACATCGCAAGATCGTCGTGGTTCTGAAGGGCTATCCGCGGCTGTCGGAAACTTTTATCGCGCAGGAACTGCTCGGTCTGGAACGCGCGGGATTCGACTTGATACTCGTCGCGCTCAGGCGGCCCACCGACGCAAAACGCCACCCCGTGCATGACGAGATCAAAGCGCCCGTCCACTACCTGCCGGAATATCTGCACGACGAGCCGCTACGCGTGCTTCGCTCGCTGTTTGCTTATTTGCCGCGGCCGGGCTTCTGGCGCGCGCTCGGATCGCTGGCCGCCGATATCCCCCGCGACTTTACGCGCAATCGCGTACGCCGCTTCGGGCAAGCACTCGTGCTGGCGGCCGAATGGCCGGAAGATGCGGGATGGTTGCATGCACATTTCGTGCACACGCCGGCATCGGTGACGCGCTATGCCAGCCAGCTTCGTAGCCTGCCCTGGAGCTGCTCAGCCCATGCCAAGGACATCTGGACTTCGGCGGACTGGGATCTGGCTGGCAAACTTTCCTCGGCGCGCTGGACAGTCACCTGCACGAAGACCGGCTTCGATCGTCTGAAAAAGCTCGCCAACGGCAACTCGTCTGTGCATCTGAGCTATCATGGGCTCGACCTTCATCGCTTCGGCAGTTTCGGCGAGGCGCGAAAACAGCATGACGGCTCGGAGCCGAGCGGACCGGTTGTCGTTCTGAGTGTCGGGCGCGCCGTCGAAAAGAAAGGTTACGATACCTTGCTGGAGGCCCTTGCCCTCTTGCCTGGCGATTTGGCCTGGCGTTTCGAGCATATCGGCGACGGCGAGGAACTGGAACGGCTCAAGGCGCTGGCGCAAAAGCTCGGCCTCGATGATCGCGTCTCTTGGAAAGGCGCGCTTGCGCAGGAGCAGGTGCTTGAGCACTACCGCTGCGCCGACATCTTCGCCCTGGCCTGCAGGATCACGGCAAATGGCGACCGGGACGGTCTGCCAAATGTTCTTGTGGAGGCAGCTAGCCAGCGGCTTGCCTGCGTGTCCACCGATGTTTCTGGTGTGCCGGAGCTTATATCGCCGGATGAAACCGGGCTGCTGGTACCGACCGGTAGCCCAATTGCCCTGGCACAAGCGCTGGAGCGCCTGATCCGTGATCCCGTGCTGCGCGCCCGCCTCGGCGACGCCGCAGAGCGGCATGTGCGCGGCAATTTCGATCATATGGCGAGCATTGGACAGCTCAAGGAACTGTTCGAGCGCGAGTGGCGGGCCGCCGATTGA
- a CDS encoding glycosyltransferase family protein — MKQLRAFLYVQHLLGIGHLARTSRVAAALVDDGFDVTVVTGGAPVAGFPGLGVKSVTLPPVTSGDEVFSGLVDLQGKPIDDDFKKRRSEMLLQAFRDCGPDIVIVEAFPFGRRQMRFELLPLIEAIDAMSPRPLLATSVRDILQERVKPGRNEETVDLVNRHFDLVMVHGDPAFATIDKTFPLAGAIKAEVTYTGLVAAPSSPAASERFDVLVSVGGGAAGKSLVSSTIAAARSANNGWKWCLITGPNLPKDEFDAIARDVTPGLSIFRFREDFASLLTGARLSVSQAGYNTVCDVLRAGCRSLLVPFATGGETEQTVRALRLEELGLATVVMERDLTPEGLAQAIKEALVAPRPSAHRLDLEGARHSAQILRERYRTWPVKRGPDFGKVHDQTDDAS; from the coding sequence TTGAAGCAGCTGCGTGCCTTCCTCTATGTCCAGCACCTGCTCGGTATCGGCCATCTCGCACGCACCAGCCGCGTTGCGGCGGCTCTGGTCGATGACGGGTTTGACGTAACCGTCGTGACCGGCGGAGCTCCGGTCGCGGGGTTTCCGGGACTGGGAGTAAAATCTGTCACCCTGCCACCTGTTACCTCCGGCGATGAAGTATTTTCCGGACTTGTCGACCTGCAGGGCAAACCCATCGACGATGATTTCAAGAAACGGCGTTCGGAGATGCTGCTGCAGGCATTCAGGGATTGCGGGCCTGATATCGTCATTGTCGAGGCGTTTCCATTTGGACGTCGGCAGATGCGTTTCGAACTCTTGCCGCTGATCGAGGCCATCGACGCAATGTCGCCCAGACCGCTGCTGGCGACGTCCGTCCGTGATATCCTTCAGGAGCGCGTCAAGCCGGGCCGAAATGAGGAAACGGTTGATCTTGTCAATAGGCATTTCGATCTGGTTATGGTCCACGGCGACCCGGCTTTCGCAACCATCGACAAGACATTTCCCCTGGCCGGGGCGATCAAGGCCGAGGTCACCTACACGGGGCTCGTTGCCGCGCCGTCGTCGCCCGCGGCCTCCGAGCGCTTCGACGTTCTGGTGTCAGTTGGCGGCGGAGCTGCCGGAAAGAGCCTTGTCAGCTCCACCATCGCAGCGGCGCGGAGTGCCAACAACGGTTGGAAATGGTGTTTGATCACCGGCCCAAACCTGCCGAAAGACGAGTTTGACGCGATCGCACGCGATGTCACGCCGGGCCTGTCGATCTTCCGGTTCCGCGAAGATTTCGCCAGCCTGCTGACCGGCGCCCGCCTGTCAGTCTCGCAGGCTGGTTACAACACGGTCTGCGATGTCCTGCGCGCGGGTTGTCGCTCCCTGCTCGTCCCATTTGCAACCGGCGGGGAAACAGAACAAACGGTTCGCGCCCTGAGGCTAGAAGAACTCGGTCTTGCGACGGTTGTGATGGAAAGGGACTTAACGCCTGAAGGCTTGGCGCAAGCGATCAAAGAGGCGCTTGTGGCACCGAGACCATCCGCGCATCGTCTCGATCTGGAAGGCGCCCGCCACTCGGCGCAAATCCTGCGCGAGCGGTATCGAACATGGCCCGTAAAAAGGGGACCGGATTTCGGAAAAGTACATGATCAAACGGACGATGCATCCTAG